In Gemmatimonadota bacterium, the genomic window ACGTTCAGAGCTCGACTGACGCAGCCGCTGGTGCGGACCATCGGGCTGTCGGATGGGACCTCCTGTGACGTGACCCTCTCGCCCGGCGGTCTGGTGGCGGGGGTGGCCCTCTCGCTGAGCGCCACGTTCCCGACGCCCCCGTCTCAGGTCGGGTGGACCGCTGTCCGCGTGCGCGACCTGCCGGAAGGGTTCACGGGCCCCTTCCCGGCGCTCGCCGGAGGCGTCCCGGTCGGAACGCCTTTGCCGATGGCGGCGAGCGGCAATCCGGCGACACTGACACCGGACCGGCCCGGGGATTGGCGCATCTCAGTGTTCACGGCGGCCCCCGACGGTACGACGCTCGCGGCCGGATTCGTGGATGTGCGCCTTCTCGACTCCAGCTATGCGCTGCTCACGGGCCTGTACGACGGCATCGCCGAAGGCGAGTGGCATCGGATCGGCGACCTGGAAGCCACGCTGCTGACGTACGACCTCCGCTACGGCGTCGGCGCCATCGGAAACCGTCCTGTGCGGATCCGCATCGTGCCACGTCTACGACGAGCCACGGAGCTTCGCTTCCGCCGCGGTGAGGCCGGCCAGGGCGTCGTCGACGCGCGTCACCTGCTGTCCTTCGTCTCGGATGAGATGCAGCTGAAGCATGGCCTGGATCTGCCCTTCCACGTGAACGGATTCGCCGTCACGCTGCCGTACCGTCGTGCCTACACTCCGGGCATGCTCATGCGTGACACCCGCTTCAGGGACGTTCTCGACGGCCATGCCCTCGATCCCGGGACGGAGACGATCATCCGGGACGAGGTGGAGCGTCATGCGGGAATCGGGTGCAAGCCCATCGGAGACGGCGCCATCGACCCGTTGGACGTCGAGGTGGACCTCTCGCTCACAGCCGGGGCCATCACGGTCACCGCGATCCTGTTGGCGCTCACCCTGATCGGAGCGGCGGCCGCCGTTGCGGCGATCACATACTTTCTGGCCGGGATCGCCGCGGCGATGGCGGTGGGGATCGCTGGACTGGCCCTCGCGTTGGTGTTGACCGTCGCGCTCACCATCTACATCGCGATCACGGTGCCGAAGGTGGTCGCGGACTTCGCCGAAGACCAGGTGAGTGCGGCCGTGCGTTCGCCCGATCAGCTCGAGCGCCTCAACGAGCTTCCTCTGCTCCGGTACTCGGGGGAAGGCGCGGCCGAGGCTGTCGCACGCGAGGTCCTGCAAGCCGCGCGCGACGCGGGCTTCGCTGTGCCTGCCGCCGCCGACTTCGACACGCCCGAGATCGGCCACGAGCGCACCTGGGGCCAGCTCTTCCAGATGGTGTTCGTCTCGCAAGACCGCTGTCGAGTGCTGCTCCGCTTGGAAGACTGCGATCCGACCCATCCGCCGGACATCGGACTGCCCGACCCCCCGGACATCGGAGACGACGGAGAACCGCCACTGGTGGGAACAGGCCGCGGCTAGCTCCCGCGGCGGGCACGCGGGGGCCGTGCGTCGGCTCGTTCACGGACCACTCCGGACGCATCGGCCACCTCACCGTACAGCTGGGCCAGATCATCCAGGCTGTAGTGGGCATTCAGCCCACTGGGGTTGGGTAGCGCCCAGATGCGCGTGTCCCCGATCCGGTGGTCCTGCTCCCCGACGCGCGCACCGGGCCGCTCGAAGCCGGTGCGATAGGCGCCCAACCCGACGAAGGCCAGCACGCGTGGCTTCCAACGACGTACCTTGCCCTCGAGCACGACCGCACCCGCGCGGAACTCCTCGGGATCCAACTCGTCGGCGCGCGCCGTGGTGCGCATGACCAGATTGGTGATGCCAATCCCCTTGCGGGTGAGCGCCGTCCGGCTTTTCGCATCGAAGCCCGCGCGTACGTCCAGCAACTCCTCCGTGACCCCCGCCCCGTGCAGAGCCTTGTAGAAGCGGTTGCCGGGGTGGGCGAAGTGAGCGCCGCTGGCCGCCGTCCACAGTCCAGGGTTGATCCCGCAGAAGAGGAGCCGAAGCCCGCGCCCGACGAGGTCGGGCACCGTGAGGGACCGCGCGGCCTCCAGCTCTGCCCGCGTGAAGTTGGCCTTGCCCATCCCCTAGCGGGTGCCGGCGTGTCGCTGCACGTGGTGGGGGCCCACCTCGCCGATGCTCCTACAACCCAGCAGGGCCAGATCGCGTTCGACCTCGTCGCGGAGCAGCCCGAGGGCGCGCTCTACACCCGCTTGACCGCCTGCGGCCAGTCCGTACA contains:
- the mug gene encoding G/U mismatch-specific DNA glycosylase, whose translation is MGKANFTRAELEAARSLTVPDLVGRGLRLLFCGINPGLWTAASGAHFAHPGNRFYKALHGAGVTEELLDVRAGFDAKSRTALTRKGIGITNLVMRTTARADELDPEEFRAGAVVLEGKVRRWKPRVLAFVGLGAYRTGFERPGARVGEQDHRIGDTRIWALPNPSGLNAHYSLDDLAQLYGEVADASGVVRERADARPPRARRGS